A portion of the Acidisarcina polymorpha genome contains these proteins:
- a CDS encoding efflux transporter outer membrane subunit, whose amino-acid sequence MFLQGCSVGPKYKAPSGAALAPFHNRQESSNSGKTPAPSLDEWWTGFNDPMLVTIEQRALSQNLDLAASLERVNQARAVAVGAGARLYPTGELDASATAEHQSLEGNLGNVSRNVPSFRRNIHEYTIGPVASWELDVAGGIRHNAAAARDEVQVAEASQIGTRITVAADAADAYMQIRGYQARIAIANNQVETDKHLLKLVENRLDAGAATKREIAQAEALLRQARSTLPPLRLALEKQLNRLDILMVAQPGTYAHELDAVTPVPSIPNIANQEPTDMLRRRPDIIAAERRLAASNERIGVAIAEYYPKISLSGVLGFDSLNSGSLFTGAAFQPAAVGGLRWRLFDFGRVNAEVRQARGVNAESLIDYRLAVLKAAEDVENALASLAETEAYSTEVQAEVQSLTRSRDLSQEAYKAGSITLTDVLDADRQLLTAQDELASNRTDASRAAITVFRSFGGGWHPSD is encoded by the coding sequence GTGTTTCTCCAAGGCTGCTCAGTCGGCCCAAAATACAAGGCGCCATCGGGAGCGGCATTAGCCCCTTTTCATAACAGGCAAGAGAGTTCGAACTCCGGCAAAACGCCTGCTCCATCACTCGACGAATGGTGGACCGGCTTCAATGATCCCATGCTCGTCACGATCGAGCAGCGGGCTCTAAGCCAGAACCTCGACCTTGCCGCATCGCTTGAAAGAGTGAATCAAGCGAGAGCAGTTGCCGTTGGGGCTGGCGCCAGATTGTATCCGACCGGCGAACTGGACGCCTCAGCGACTGCTGAGCACCAGAGTTTAGAGGGAAACCTCGGGAATGTTTCTCGTAACGTTCCAAGCTTCCGGCGCAATATCCACGAATACACAATCGGTCCTGTCGCAAGCTGGGAGCTGGATGTGGCGGGCGGAATCCGCCACAACGCTGCGGCAGCACGTGATGAGGTACAAGTTGCCGAAGCGAGTCAGATCGGGACGCGTATCACGGTCGCAGCTGACGCCGCGGACGCATACATGCAAATTCGCGGATATCAAGCGAGGATCGCAATCGCGAATAACCAGGTGGAGACAGACAAACACCTGTTGAAGCTGGTGGAGAACCGACTCGATGCAGGTGCTGCCACGAAACGCGAAATCGCGCAGGCAGAGGCGCTCTTACGGCAAGCTCGTTCAACCCTTCCTCCGCTGCGATTAGCCCTTGAGAAGCAATTGAACCGCTTGGATATCTTGATGGTAGCGCAACCAGGCACGTACGCCCACGAACTCGATGCGGTAACACCTGTACCCTCTATTCCCAACATCGCGAACCAGGAACCAACTGACATGCTACGTCGTCGCCCTGACATCATTGCAGCGGAGAGACGTCTTGCCGCCTCGAACGAACGTATTGGGGTTGCCATTGCTGAGTACTATCCGAAGATTTCGCTGTCGGGAGTTCTAGGTTTTGATAGTTTGAACTCAGGGAGTCTTTTCACCGGGGCCGCTTTTCAACCTGCTGCTGTAGGCGGCTTGCGCTGGCGTCTGTTCGATTTTGGCAGAGTCAATGCTGAAGTGAGACAGGCTCGTGGCGTGAATGCCGAATCTCTCATCGACTACAGGTTGGCTGTGCTGAAGGCTGCGGAAGATGTCGAAAACGCGCTTGCCTCGCTTGCTGAAACAGAGGCTTATAGCACTGAGGTGCAAGCCGAAGTGCAGTCGCTGACAAGATCTCGTGATCTGTCCCAAGAGGCTTACAAAGCTGGTTCAATCACGCTCACCGATGTGCTGGATGCGGACCGTCAATTGCTGACAGCCCAGGACGAATTGGCCTCTAATCGAACCGACGCATCTCGCGCAGCTATAACAGTGTTCCGCTCGTTCGGCGGCGGTTGGCATCCATCCGACTAA